A single region of the Oleispira antarctica RB-8 genome encodes:
- a CDS encoding ABC-type branched-chain amino acid transport system, permease component: MSFVYEKLMGGKKGLTGFIILATLILVIFPLFLDSFRLGLAGKYLTYAFAAVSLVLLWGYGGILSLGQGIFFGLGGYAMAMFLKLEASSPENTSIQSTPGIPDFMDWNQITELPWFWEPFSSFTFTILAVLILPAAFAYIIGAAMFKRRVGGVYFAIITQVIAVILTVLIVGQQGFTGGINGITDLRTLNGWDITSDSAKTVFYFITCVLLLLVIMASRVILTSKFGRILLAVRDKEDRVRFSGYDVANFKIFVFCFGAMISAIGGAMFTLQVGFMSPSFVGIVPSIEMVIFAAVGGRMSLIGAVYGTLLINFGKTAFSESFPELWLFLIGGLFIAVVMLFPNGLAGLWNDYGHKLTDKFSFITKRFNTLAAQTKLKKVEDAR; the protein is encoded by the coding sequence ATGAGCTTCGTATATGAAAAACTAATGGGCGGAAAAAAAGGCCTAACCGGCTTTATTATTCTTGCCACATTAATATTGGTGATATTCCCACTCTTCTTAGATTCGTTTCGTCTTGGATTGGCGGGTAAATATCTAACCTATGCATTTGCAGCCGTCAGTCTTGTACTGCTATGGGGCTACGGAGGAATATTAAGTTTAGGCCAAGGAATATTTTTTGGCTTAGGAGGTTATGCGATGGCGATGTTTTTAAAACTCGAAGCCTCGTCTCCAGAAAACACATCGATTCAATCAACGCCTGGTATTCCTGATTTTATGGACTGGAATCAGATAACAGAACTTCCTTGGTTTTGGGAACCCTTCAGCAGTTTCACCTTTACCATTCTTGCCGTACTTATTCTGCCAGCAGCCTTCGCTTATATTATTGGAGCAGCCATGTTTAAGCGTCGAGTCGGAGGTGTTTACTTCGCGATTATTACGCAAGTTATCGCTGTAATTCTTACTGTGCTGATTGTTGGGCAGCAAGGTTTTACAGGCGGAATTAACGGCATTACCGATTTACGTACATTAAACGGCTGGGATATCACGTCTGACAGCGCAAAAACTGTTTTCTATTTTATCACTTGTGTACTCCTTCTATTAGTCATCATGGCATCACGAGTTATCTTAACCAGCAAATTTGGCCGCATCTTATTAGCCGTGCGAGACAAAGAAGATCGTGTAAGATTTTCGGGTTATGACGTTGCTAATTTTAAGATTTTTGTATTCTGTTTTGGTGCAATGATTTCAGCAATAGGCGGGGCAATGTTCACCTTGCAAGTCGGTTTTATGTCCCCTTCATTCGTCGGTATTGTACCGTCGATTGAGATGGTTATTTTTGCTGCTGTCGGTGGTCGTATGTCTCTTATCGGCGCTGTTTACGGAACCTTACTGATTAACTTTGGTAAGACCGCTTTCTCTGAATCTTTCCCTGAGCTGTGGTTATTCCTAATAGGTGGATTATTTATCGCTGTTGTTATGTTATTTCCAAATGGATTAGCTGGATTGTGGAATGATTATGGCCATAAATTAACCGACAAATTCAGTTTTATTACTAAACGATTTAATACGTTAGCCGCTCAAACAAAACTTAAAAAAGTGGAGGATGCACGCTAA
- a CDS encoding Predicted transmembrane transcriptional regulator (anti-sigma factor): MTISDETLNAFIDGELSPLEMSIVRDAIANDEVVAERADVLASLNSQVHASLSSIDAVPLSSGLDDLRKKLEASARAEHSSEQTDNVIRFPWWRKAQAVITMPTAIAASVAAVFGFFMNFDTHSNPAALPDWTAINNALSHQRSGEVITTKNGASFEARLTFLNHEGEYCRQFYIKPMNTPALQSIACRVGDDWNLRAAMPAGDQASYQTASSNRALDDVLDTMIKGDLVSPEQETSIIESRWKP, from the coding sequence ATGACGATCTCTGACGAAACACTGAATGCCTTCATAGACGGCGAATTGTCACCTCTGGAAATGAGCATTGTTCGTGATGCGATTGCTAACGATGAAGTGGTCGCCGAACGCGCCGATGTATTAGCCTCGCTTAACAGCCAAGTTCATGCCAGTCTAAGTAGTATTGATGCCGTGCCGTTATCCTCCGGGTTGGATGACTTGCGTAAGAAGCTGGAAGCGAGTGCTCGTGCTGAACATTCCTCTGAGCAGACCGACAATGTCATTCGTTTTCCTTGGTGGCGCAAAGCACAGGCTGTGATCACTATGCCAACTGCGATCGCCGCCAGTGTGGCCGCAGTTTTTGGCTTCTTTATGAATTTTGACACCCATAGTAATCCAGCAGCACTGCCTGACTGGACTGCGATTAATAACGCGCTATCGCATCAGCGCAGTGGCGAAGTAATCACCACAAAGAACGGGGCTAGCTTTGAAGCGCGGTTAACGTTTTTAAATCACGAAGGGGAATATTGCCGTCAGTTTTATATTAAACCGATGAATACCCCAGCCCTACAAAGCATTGCCTGTCGAGTCGGTGATGATTGGAACTTACGCGCCGCGATGCCAGCAGGTGATCAGGCCAGTTATCAAACAGCCTCAAGTAATAGGGCGCTAGATGATGTTCTAGATACTATGATAAAAGGAGACCTAGTGAGCCCTGAGCAAGAAACATCAATAATAGAAAGTCGCTGGAAACCTTAA
- a CDS encoding Branched-chain amino acid ABC transporter, ATP-binding protein, whose amino-acid sequence MNTTNTNFTLSIEDLTVSFDGFKAVDKLNFYLDKNELHVVIGPNGAGKTTVLDLICGKTKATSGSIKFLNHELTGLSEHAIVRAGVGRKFQTPSIYENLTVLENLEVSYPEGRGVFGSLMFKRSEKVLNKIHEIAKEIMLEDELDRESGLLSHGQKQWLEIGMLLIQDPQLLMLDEPVAGMSVKEREQTAELLNKISQGRSVLVIEHDMEFVARIAQKVTVLHQGKILASGDMDTVQNDPKVIEVYLGH is encoded by the coding sequence ATGAATACTACAAATACTAACTTCACATTATCAATAGAAGATTTAACGGTTTCATTCGACGGATTTAAAGCCGTAGATAAGCTTAACTTCTATCTCGATAAAAACGAATTACACGTTGTTATTGGCCCTAATGGCGCAGGAAAAACCACAGTGCTCGACTTGATCTGTGGCAAAACAAAAGCGACGTCTGGCAGTATCAAATTTTTAAATCATGAACTCACCGGTTTATCCGAACACGCGATTGTAAGAGCAGGTGTAGGACGAAAATTTCAAACGCCTTCGATTTACGAAAACCTAACGGTTCTGGAAAACTTAGAAGTTTCTTACCCTGAAGGACGAGGCGTTTTTGGTTCTCTGATGTTTAAACGCAGTGAAAAGGTTTTAAATAAAATTCACGAGATCGCTAAAGAAATCATGCTCGAAGATGAGCTTGATCGTGAATCAGGGTTATTAAGCCATGGGCAAAAACAATGGTTGGAAATCGGGATGCTGCTGATCCAAGATCCTCAATTGTTAATGCTTGATGAACCCGTCGCCGGTATGAGCGTAAAAGAACGAGAACAAACGGCTGAGTTACTCAACAAAATTAGCCAAGGTCGATCGGTATTAGTTATTGAACACGATATGGAATTTGTTGCTCGCATCGCACAAAAAGTCACCGTTCTTCATCAAGGTAAAATCTTAGCCTCGGGTGATATGGATACGGTTCAAAACGACCCTAAAGTGATTGAGGTCTATCTAGGTCACTAA
- the fmdA gene encoding Formamidase, translating to MTDTIIKVDLNKSAYEHDDIHNRWHPDIPMVATVKPGDDFKVECLDWTGGQIKNNDDASDVRDVDLTQVHFLSGPIAVEGAEPGDLLVVDILDIGTFEESQWGFNGFFSKQNGGGFLDEHFPEAQKSIWDFNGMFTSSRHIPGVEFAGLIHPGLIGTLPSKEMLDTWNAREKELYDTEPDRVPALACMPYAETAHMGRMKPEDAKIAAAEGARTVPPREHGGNCDIKDLSRGSKVYFPVYVKGAGLSVGDLHFSQGDGEITFCGAIEMAGWIHMRVNLIKGGMEKYAIKNPIFKPSKITPKYDDYLIFEGISVDEKGKQHFLDVNVAYRQACLNAIEYLKKFGYSGAQAYSLLGTAPVQGHISGVVDVPNSCATLWLPTDIFEFDIKPNADGPTKFLDGSIDMPLAPDIKK from the coding sequence ATGACTGATACAATTATTAAAGTAGACCTAAACAAATCAGCTTACGAGCATGATGATATACACAATCGCTGGCATCCTGATATTCCGATGGTTGCGACGGTTAAACCGGGGGATGATTTTAAAGTAGAATGCCTCGATTGGACCGGTGGTCAGATTAAAAATAATGATGACGCCTCTGATGTAAGAGACGTGGATTTAACTCAGGTGCATTTTTTATCGGGCCCCATTGCCGTTGAGGGAGCGGAACCAGGTGATTTGCTAGTCGTAGATATTTTAGATATTGGTACTTTCGAAGAAAGCCAATGGGGATTCAATGGGTTTTTCTCTAAGCAAAATGGCGGCGGTTTTTTAGACGAACATTTTCCTGAAGCGCAAAAATCCATTTGGGATTTCAACGGTATGTTTACCAGCTCTCGCCACATTCCTGGTGTTGAGTTCGCAGGTCTAATTCACCCTGGGCTGATTGGTACTTTGCCTTCAAAAGAAATGTTAGATACTTGGAATGCTCGCGAAAAAGAACTTTACGATACCGAGCCTGACAGAGTGCCAGCATTAGCGTGTATGCCTTATGCCGAAACGGCACACATGGGGCGAATGAAACCTGAAGATGCAAAAATTGCGGCGGCCGAAGGTGCCCGTACTGTGCCACCAAGAGAACATGGTGGTAACTGTGATATTAAAGATTTATCTCGTGGTTCTAAGGTCTATTTCCCTGTTTATGTTAAAGGCGCAGGTCTCTCTGTAGGTGACCTTCACTTTAGCCAAGGTGATGGTGAGATTACTTTTTGTGGCGCAATTGAAATGGCAGGCTGGATTCACATGCGTGTTAATTTGATTAAAGGCGGTATGGAAAAATACGCCATTAAGAACCCTATCTTCAAGCCAAGTAAAATTACGCCAAAATACGATGACTATCTGATTTTTGAAGGTATTTCAGTCGATGAAAAAGGTAAGCAGCATTTCTTAGATGTAAATGTGGCATACCGACAAGCGTGTTTGAATGCCATCGAATACTTGAAGAAGTTTGGTTATTCCGGTGCTCAAGCCTATTCCTTATTAGGAACCGCCCCGGTGCAAGGTCACATCAGTGGTGTCGTGGATGTACCGAATTCCTGTGCAACACTTTGGTTACCCACCGATATCTTTGAGTTTGATATAAAACCCAATGCCGATGGACCGACTAAGTTCTTAGATGGCAGCATCGATATGCCTCTAGCACCCGACATTAAAAAATAA
- a CDS encoding probable DNA-directed RNA polymerase specialized sigma subunit has protein sequence MHTELLELLPGLRRYAYSLCGSADDADDLCQGAVERILAKGVPEDVVLAKWAFRICRNLWIDQYRATRTRQQAVDNPLLQDVNISEDSHRTEHEIQLTQVHSAMQQLGEEQRSALSLVTLQSMSYKDAAEVLEVPVGTVMSRIARARANLIKSLNAPQTLVPGH, from the coding sequence TTGCATACTGAACTACTCGAATTATTACCCGGCTTACGACGTTACGCTTACTCGTTATGTGGCTCTGCGGACGATGCCGATGACCTTTGCCAAGGTGCAGTAGAGCGCATTTTGGCAAAAGGTGTGCCGGAAGATGTTGTTTTAGCTAAATGGGCTTTTCGTATATGTCGAAATTTGTGGATCGATCAATACCGGGCGACCCGCACACGGCAACAGGCTGTTGATAATCCGTTATTACAAGACGTTAATATTAGTGAAGATAGCCATCGCACAGAACATGAGATTCAACTAACACAAGTGCACAGCGCGATGCAGCAACTGGGCGAAGAACAACGCTCTGCGCTCTCTCTGGTGACCTTGCAGTCGATGTCGTATAAAGACGCAGCAGAAGTATTGGAAGTGCCCGTAGGCACCGTTATGAGCCGCATTGCGCGAGCGCGAGCCAACCTCATTAAATCTTTAAACGCACCGCAAACGCTAGTGCCAGGACATTAA
- a CDS encoding Branched-chain amino acid ABC transporter, periplasmic amino acid-binding protein has translation MKNTSNSGLSSFMRRRLAKGFMSLPAAILLSSISLSSSAEVNTTGLAVTKDTVTIGILHSLTGTMAISETGAQEAEKLAIKQINETGGILGRQIKIIQEDGASDWPTFAEKSKKLLVQDKVAAVFGAWTSASRKAVLPVFEKENGLLYYPTFYEGLEQSKNVIYTGQEATQQILDGLNWVSKEKKAKTFYLIGSDYIWPRTSMKIARKHIEKVLGGKVVGEEYKPLGNTQFGSVINKIRLKKPDVIYAAVVGGSNVAWFKQLKAAGITSKNQTLLTISVTEDEVLGIGGENLEGFYSIMKYFQSQDNPNNKAFVKAFKEMWGDDSVMGDVTQAAYLGPWLWKAAVEKAGSFDIDKVVAASEEGDIELTTAPEGYVKLHPNHHLWSKARVGKWNKDGQATVVYTSELLEPDPFPAGYQ, from the coding sequence ATGAAAAATACGAGCAACTCTGGTTTATCCAGTTTTATGCGCAGACGCTTAGCCAAAGGGTTTATGTCACTGCCTGCCGCTATTCTTTTGTCCAGTATCAGCTTGTCATCATCCGCCGAGGTTAATACAACAGGCTTAGCCGTAACCAAAGATACGGTAACGATCGGCATTTTACATTCACTCACCGGTACGATGGCCATTAGTGAAACAGGCGCTCAGGAAGCTGAAAAACTTGCCATTAAACAAATTAATGAAACGGGCGGGATTTTAGGTCGCCAAATTAAAATCATTCAAGAAGATGGCGCGAGTGATTGGCCAACGTTTGCTGAAAAAAGTAAAAAACTATTAGTACAAGATAAAGTAGCGGCTGTATTTGGTGCTTGGACATCGGCATCACGTAAAGCGGTATTGCCTGTTTTTGAAAAAGAAAATGGTCTTTTATATTACCCAACATTTTATGAAGGATTAGAGCAGTCAAAAAATGTTATCTACACCGGTCAAGAAGCTACGCAACAAATTCTTGATGGTTTGAATTGGGTTTCTAAAGAGAAGAAAGCTAAAACATTCTACTTAATCGGTTCTGATTATATTTGGCCTAGAACATCAATGAAAATTGCTCGCAAGCATATTGAAAAAGTATTGGGCGGTAAGGTTGTTGGTGAAGAATATAAGCCACTGGGCAATACTCAATTTGGTTCGGTAATTAATAAAATTCGTCTTAAAAAACCTGATGTTATTTACGCCGCGGTTGTTGGCGGAAGTAACGTTGCTTGGTTTAAGCAATTAAAAGCAGCAGGGATCACGTCTAAAAATCAAACATTACTGACTATCTCAGTAACCGAAGATGAAGTACTGGGTATTGGTGGTGAAAACCTTGAAGGTTTTTACTCGATCATGAAGTACTTCCAAAGCCAAGATAACCCTAATAACAAAGCCTTCGTTAAAGCGTTTAAAGAAATGTGGGGCGATGACAGTGTTATGGGCGATGTAACACAAGCCGCTTATCTAGGACCTTGGTTATGGAAAGCCGCTGTTGAAAAAGCAGGGTCTTTTGATATCGATAAAGTCGTTGCCGCTTCTGAAGAAGGTGATATTGAACTAACAACCGCACCAGAAGGTTACGTGAAGTTGCACCCAAATCATCATTTATGGAGCAAAGCTCGTGTTGGTAAATGGAACAAAGATGGTCAAGCAACCGTGGTTTATACCTCTGAGTTACTTGAGCCAGATCCATTCCCAGCGGGTTATCAATAA
- a CDS encoding Branched-chain amino acid ABC transporter, ATP-binding protein., with translation MLEVSNLKVCYGQSEVISDLNFTVPKNETLAIMGRNGMGKTTLFKSLIGILPSAGGEIKIDGIDITNCESYQRVENGVAYVPQGRMIFPNLTVQENIETGMEVSKLKQIPDDIYALFPVLREMRHRKGGNLSGGQQQQLAIARALVTNPKVLLLDEPTEGIQPSIIKDIANILNEIKKLRDITIIVSEQVLSFTMAVADRIIVIDKGEFIHEDMRDNVNSEQIKKYLSV, from the coding sequence ATGTTAGAAGTTTCAAATTTGAAAGTGTGCTACGGGCAAAGTGAAGTGATTAGTGATTTGAACTTTACGGTACCTAAAAATGAAACACTCGCCATCATGGGTCGTAATGGCATGGGTAAAACGACGTTATTTAAATCATTGATCGGAATTTTACCGTCAGCAGGCGGCGAAATTAAAATTGATGGCATAGACATTACAAATTGTGAAAGCTACCAGCGCGTCGAGAATGGTGTGGCTTACGTTCCGCAAGGTCGCATGATTTTTCCCAACCTTACCGTTCAAGAAAATATTGAAACGGGCATGGAAGTATCAAAGCTTAAACAAATCCCCGACGACATTTACGCGTTATTTCCTGTGCTAAGAGAAATGCGCCACCGCAAAGGGGGAAATTTATCCGGTGGTCAGCAACAACAATTAGCCATTGCGCGTGCTTTGGTGACAAACCCAAAAGTATTACTTTTAGACGAACCGACAGAAGGAATACAACCTTCTATCATCAAAGACATTGCCAACATTCTTAATGAAATTAAAAAGTTAAGAGATATTACGATCATTGTTTCCGAGCAGGTTTTGAGTTTCACAATGGCCGTCGCCGATCGAATTATTGTGATTGATAAGGGCGAATTCATTCACGAAGACATGCGAGATAACGTGAACAGCGAACAAATTAAAAAGTACCTGTCGGTTTAA
- a CDS encoding Branched-chain amino acid ABC transporter, permease protein, with product MDAYSNSELISIFAMQGFAGISLFSVLLLMALGLAIIFGQMGVINMAHGEFMAVGAYTTYFMATMTETYFPAFMPYYFVFAIVAAFFVAGILGYFAEFILIRHLYSRPLDTLLATWGLSLIMQQSFRSIFGAREVSPTLPEWLLGSYQPTETIFIPINGMFVLGLTAIVTLSVYYLMYRSRWGLRVRATTQNRVMSGAVGINTKKVDRYTFALGCGIAGIAGAAFTTIASTGPTTGTLYIVDTFMVVVFGGAASLFGTIASAFSIAQAQSILEFFISGSMAKVYTLFALVLILMFKPEGLFASKVRR from the coding sequence ATGGACGCATATTCAAATAGTGAGTTGATATCAATATTCGCTATGCAAGGTTTCGCTGGCATTAGTTTGTTCAGTGTTCTTTTGCTAATGGCTTTAGGCCTCGCCATCATCTTTGGCCAAATGGGTGTTATCAACATGGCTCATGGAGAGTTCATGGCTGTTGGCGCTTACACCACATATTTTATGGCAACAATGACCGAAACTTACTTTCCTGCATTTATGCCTTACTACTTTGTTTTTGCTATTGTCGCCGCCTTTTTTGTCGCCGGAATATTAGGGTATTTCGCTGAGTTTATATTAATTCGTCACCTGTACTCACGCCCTCTAGATACCTTGTTAGCCACTTGGGGTTTAAGCCTTATCATGCAGCAATCTTTTCGTTCGATATTTGGTGCTCGAGAAGTTAGCCCAACGCTTCCTGAATGGTTACTAGGGTCTTACCAACCGACTGAAACTATCTTCATCCCCATCAACGGCATGTTTGTTTTAGGGTTAACCGCTATCGTCACTCTCTCGGTTTATTACCTTATGTATAGATCACGCTGGGGTCTGCGCGTTAGAGCCACCACTCAAAACCGAGTCATGAGCGGTGCTGTCGGTATTAATACCAAGAAAGTAGATCGATATACCTTTGCTCTAGGTTGCGGTATCGCCGGTATTGCAGGCGCAGCATTTACCACAATTGCTTCAACCGGCCCTACGACTGGAACCTTATACATTGTTGATACTTTTATGGTCGTTGTATTTGGTGGCGCAGCCAGTTTATTCGGAACAATCGCATCGGCATTTTCCATCGCACAAGCACAATCCATTCTTGAATTCTTTATCAGTGGATCAATGGCGAAGGTCTATACCTTATTCGCTTTAGTATTGATTTTGATGTTTAAGCCTGAAGGATTGTTTGCCAGTAAAGTTCGCCGCTAA
- a CDS encoding peptidase, translated as MINRYLAQALCLLAVTVPSQAQLLGHDVLQIDNMDLFTLPINRSQFELEPPLQDRIKAFNPPQVTGPDALLDGIPNANEVVKDLADINILDKKNKLALTEIHLQHGWRALQQEWLLLLTAEQMPLLRSLPVTVISETDLTQLQMFTVRIRVSDRYDDLNTLAKLLTPLGAEILERHHVYDAQATSSTLTPEAVLKSESNSPEILPSNTKPHSNMLYSNKPYANKSHTLTLGVIDTAIDDQHTLLAQADIQTKSFVEPKMVQPTAHATAVLGRLVAKGESIKPLLPDAKIYAASVFYQKDAYSQSASTLALLQALEWMLVKRVQVINMSLAGPPNALLEKALQRARSKGIAVVAAAGNAGPASRPLFPAAYDSVIAVSAVDEQRRIYRWANRGKHIDFVAYGVNVTTLRTGGGEGIESGTSMAAPIISAALALQMQIRGLDESLAHLRMLSEDLGETGRDVIYGDGFIAP; from the coding sequence ATGATAAACCGCTATTTGGCTCAAGCCCTTTGCTTATTGGCCGTCACGGTGCCTAGCCAGGCTCAGCTATTGGGCCACGATGTACTGCAGATCGATAATATGGATCTCTTTACTCTGCCGATCAACCGTTCGCAATTTGAACTAGAGCCGCCACTTCAAGACAGAATAAAAGCGTTCAATCCTCCACAAGTGACCGGGCCCGATGCGCTGCTTGACGGAATCCCTAATGCTAATGAAGTCGTGAAAGATCTGGCTGACATAAACATTCTCGATAAAAAAAATAAGCTCGCACTGACGGAAATTCACCTGCAACATGGCTGGCGAGCTCTACAACAAGAGTGGTTATTATTACTCACGGCAGAGCAAATGCCCCTATTGCGCTCGCTGCCTGTTACCGTAATTTCTGAGACCGATTTAACGCAACTTCAAATGTTTACTGTGCGTATTCGTGTCTCTGATCGCTATGATGATTTGAACACGCTAGCAAAGTTACTCACCCCTTTAGGGGCAGAAATTTTGGAGCGTCATCATGTTTACGATGCGCAAGCCACGAGTTCAACGCTTACACCAGAAGCGGTACTTAAATCTGAGTCTAATTCCCCAGAAATACTGCCAAGCAATACCAAGCCCCACTCAAACATGCTCTATTCAAACAAGCCCTATGCAAACAAGTCGCATACATTAACTCTAGGTGTGATCGATACGGCCATTGATGACCAACACACATTACTGGCACAGGCTGACATTCAAACAAAGAGTTTTGTTGAACCGAAGATGGTGCAACCCACCGCACACGCGACCGCCGTATTAGGGCGTTTGGTCGCTAAGGGAGAGTCTATAAAACCACTTCTGCCCGACGCTAAGATCTATGCCGCATCAGTATTTTATCAAAAAGATGCCTACTCACAGTCGGCATCCACTTTGGCATTACTGCAAGCATTAGAATGGATGTTGGTTAAGCGGGTGCAGGTCATTAATATGAGTTTGGCAGGGCCGCCGAACGCTTTGCTAGAAAAAGCCTTACAACGAGCTCGTTCAAAAGGCATTGCGGTTGTGGCCGCCGCAGGAAATGCTGGGCCGGCATCGCGTCCGCTTTTCCCTGCCGCGTATGACTCAGTTATTGCCGTGAGTGCGGTCGATGAACAACGGCGTATTTACCGCTGGGCAAATCGAGGTAAGCATATTGATTTCGTCGCCTATGGCGTTAATGTCACAACATTACGCACTGGCGGTGGAGAAGGCATAGAGAGTGGAACATCGATGGCAGCACCGATCATCAGCGCCGCGCTGGCATTGCAGATGCAAATACGAGGCTTGGATGAAAGCCTCGCTCACTTGCGAATGTTAAGTGAAGATCTCGGCGAGACTGGCCGAGATGTTATTTATGGTGATGGTTTTATTGCGCCTTAA
- the fmdB gene encoding formamidase regulatory protein has protein sequence MPVYDYKCAEHGLFYELASLDNHADPAHCPECDTLSGRVIIMSPAFLNMDKEKKQGIERNEAAQHAPQHSNAETRAENADKLKHGCGCTHKKRSSKVMYTADGSKMFPSMRPWMISH, from the coding sequence ATGCCTGTATATGACTATAAGTGTGCAGAACATGGCTTGTTTTACGAACTAGCCAGCTTAGATAATCATGCCGACCCAGCGCATTGCCCAGAGTGTGATACGTTATCTGGACGAGTTATTATTATGTCGCCTGCTTTTCTAAATATGGACAAAGAGAAAAAACAGGGCATAGAGCGTAATGAGGCTGCCCAGCACGCGCCACAGCATTCAAACGCTGAGACTCGCGCTGAGAATGCTGACAAGTTAAAACATGGCTGTGGTTGCACTCACAAAAAACGCAGTTCTAAAGTCATGTATACCGCCGACGGAAGTAAGATGTTTCCGTCTATGCGACCATGGATGATTAGTCACTGA